The Colius striatus isolate bColStr4 chromosome 19, bColStr4.1.hap1, whole genome shotgun sequence nucleotide sequence aaacaaagatggaACAGGCTTCACACTGGTAGTCAGTAAGCCATATGGTAAGCACTTCTAGCCTGaagctttcttgttttctgctctTAAATCCATAAGTTTAATCAAGGTCAAATgagttcaagatcctgctgaTGTTGTTAAGGACCAGCTGCTGCATGGCCAAGATCATTTCTTGCCAGTCAAGCTGTAAGCACTTCAGTTTCTCCCCACTGAATCAGCCACCAGCCAACACTGAGGACTGTGTCGACAAACTATCTTGTGGGTTAGGAGAGAAATAAATCCTGGTTATTCTGAATACAAAACACCCCCAAGCTTGGTGGAGGCTGAAGTGAGAACAGCTTTCCTTTCCAAATTCTCTTTGGACTTTGAGACCAAACAGACTAGAAAACCTGAAGATATTTTCAACAAAAGCTGCCTTCTACATGCTCTGCAAAGCTCACACCAGCCAAAGGCACTCAGAGACCTGGGATGAAGGACAATGATAGAATTAGGTGGGTGAGATGGTCCAGCTTGTTGGATTTCACTTCTGGAATGATCTCCATGCAGTTAAAGTTGTTGCTGTCAGGAGAGCCAGTGATATTAGTGTGTGCAGGGTGGGGTGGGGGctggtttttgttctgttcttgaaaTCAAACATAATTCCTGTAACCTCAAGTTCCAAGGAACTCTGCAGCAAGACTCCTGTTGTGCCTCACAACTAGAAGAGAGGAAAGACTCTGGCTCCAACTCCAGCTCGACCCAGGTGACCAGGGATGGTGGCCAAGTCACTTTGGACTCACAGCTGGAGGCTTTGCAACAACTATTGTTCTTTTGCTTTCGCAGACAGGCAGGGGAGCAAAGCCTTGCTGTGTCAGCTCACTCTGGGCTTACTCCAGGAGAGGCTGTTTCATTAGATAAGAGAGCCTCTGTGTCCTATAGACAAAGCCCTTCAAACACTCTCTCAACCTTTCTATTCAAGCACAGTGACAGTTTAACAAACTTGGTTGACATTTAAGTGCACTGTTAAGCTCCACTCATCACATTTCAACCGAGACGCAGAGAGGAAACCCTTCAGCTCCTCACCAGTTTCAGATACAGCTCcacatctttttccttcaggGTGGAGTAGACCTTCTCCATTTTGTAGGTAATACCACACTGAGAATCATCCAGGCTTTTAATGAAGTTGTCCCGAATTTCAGCCATTAGGTTGGTAAAGCAGAAAAACGTGTCTGCTTCAGCATGCTCTGAAAAACAGTGACAGGGGAACAGAGGGAGGATCACTGACACAGGCACACAGGACTGCTCTTGCTCCACTATTTGGTTGCTCTACTAGATTTAAGTAGCAGATCTCACAAGATCTTGTGGTTCAGGACAAGACTCAGTTGCCTTTTGATTTGGAAATGTCTACGGAGCCACTTGTGGTAACACAAGGTCTTCATGACATAGGGCCACACACCAGTTATCTGTGCCCAAGAACATCAACTGCTCTCCTTGCCATCAGCACACACCCTCAGAATGCCCATTAAGTAGAAGCAACAGGCAAAGCACTCCCACTCAATTCTTTCCTTACCAGATACATACAGGATGAGCAAATAAGAGCTCCTACGCACGTTTTAAGCTTCAAGGTGCAACTTAGATTGatgcaaaacaaaagagagcCTCAGAAATTCTCACTTCCCATGTCCTCACCACTCACAACCCATTTCAGTTTCTATTGATCTGCTATGGCCTCAAAACTCTCTTGCTCTATTTGCATTTTTGGCTCCAACAAGTCAAGTGACAGTTGTATAAATAGAGTCTCATCCCCAAAATGGTCCTTTATGTAGAGCATGCAGTGTGACAGCCATTGCTGGGCAGCCAAAAGAGTCTCTCACCTTTCCACTCGCTGTTAGGATCTGTAGCAAAGGTGTAGTAAAGAGGCCCCACGATTTCATTCATCCCCTGGACATATGCTATGCCAGGATTCAGCTTGGCATAGATGAACAGGATTCGCTCCACCACTTCCCAGTGAGCTTCACAGCCATTGGGCAGAACTTCATACTCACTCAGAGAATTGGCTGTTGTTTTAAGGGGGGAGCTCACCTGAAAAGCAAGGCAAGGCTGGAGCTGATTCAGCATAACCAGCTGGCACAGATGGATTTGTACACGGGACCAGCTCAGCTTTTAATGTAAACAGGGTTCTAAAGGATTTGGGCAGCTTATAACAAGCAGGCAGTTGTTCACATAAACTAAGACAAGGAACTTGGGAAGCACAAAGGCCCTGAactcgtagaatcacagaatgggggGCAGtgtggaagggccctgcagagctcctccagcccaacccctgctaaagcaggttcccctggctcagggggcacaggaacgtgtccaggtgggtttggaaacctcccgagaaggagcctccacaccctccctgggcagcctgggccagggctccctcacctcagcaccaaaggactttctcctgttccagtggaactgtttgtgttccattctgtccattaccccttgtcctgtccctgaaGACCAGAAACACCTCAGGGCTGACTatcctgaagaagaaaaatcagtctGTGCAGCAACAGACAGTTGCCCTGAATCATCACACCACCTGATCCCATGTGCTAAGAAACCACAGCTGTTCCCCTTCTTTATTAGCAGTATGAAGAAAAGTATAGATCTGCTGTGGTAACAAGGCACCTTCCTCAACAGAGTGAGGCACTTGTACTGTAAGGCTCGTGAAAGAGGAGAGGGACAATCCTTTCTGGCAGATACTCAGCTCTCTTGCCAATGGCAGGTTTATGAGATCCTGCTCTGGAAGACTATATAAATTCAACTTCAATAAATGAGCCCTTTGGGGTTTTGCTCTCATACAGAAAGGCACATGTCAAACATCCCACACTCACACCTTTCTGCAACTCCAACTTAGAACCACGCAAAAATAACCCCTGAAATTCAACACCCCTGTGATTCCCTATTAACTGTCAGCAACATCAACTGCTTCTACAAAGCTGCCCATCCACCAGAACACACAGGAAACTGGGGGAGTTCCTTCatcccactgcagcagcagagagcaaagcAGAATGCCTTTGTGCCCCTTGCACAGCCCCCCGGGGTCTCACATTGGTAACCCCGCTGCGGTTGCGCGCCACCGTCTGCGACTTGAGCGTGGTCTGTTCCACCCGCCGGCGCAGCGTCTCAAACTCGTTCTGGGGGTCCAGGATTAAAAGGCAGGGGTAGTCAGTTGGGCGCTGGAAAAAGGCCATGTCGGGGTACAGCCTCCTAGGACACACACCAGAGGGACATGAGGCATCAGAAGGAGGAAGTACGTGCCCCACGCTGAGCGAGGAGCTCGGTTTAATGTTCAACTCCCTTTTCAAAGTACAAAGTGTTGACCAAACCACCTGAAAAGCTGAAGCCTGAGTCATCACAGCCCACACACCTGACATCTTTGTCTATCTGGAGAAGCACTTCGTTATCCTTGAAGTAAGTGTTCCACCGGCTGTCTGGGTTTGGGTTGAGTGGCTAAAGACATAACAacagaaacacaacaaacactttGACACGTATCAAAACCCTCAGCAAACACTCCTGCTGTCGCTCTGTTATCTGTGCATGCTCCTGGCACGTCAGGTTGAATGTTTTTTGAACACATTTAGTGTTGTTTCTTCACACAGTGTGAGTGTCCTGCCTTCCAAGGCATAGTCCAGCCTGTCTCTCCTGTCTCTTAAGTGCTCTGCTCAGATTACCCTGCTCTGAGCCCACCCAAGAGAGCATCTCTTTCCTACAGGCACCTCTTGTGAGCCTCTGCCTTTCCCTAGTAGACtcacagcctgggcagctggccccaaaggaggggagaaggaacaAGCCTAGCTAAGAGCAGCTCAGAACTACTGGTGCTTTGCCAATAATTCACACTCAAGGCTACTAAGACTCAAGTGCCAGGCTGGTACTTAGGAACCAGGGCAAAACAGTTGAGAACAGAGCCAAGAGCAGCCCAGGGGTCCAGGCTCCAGAACAAGAGTTTATAGCTCTGGGAATTTGTCTGCAACACAAAAGCTTGACAACACTTACATGATCTTCTAAGGTCACATCTTCCCTTGAAACACCCAGGTTGGCTTTGGCAATCCCAGGCTGGATAATCATTTCCTTTAGGAACTGGGAATACAGATCCcttcagaaagcaaagaggaaTTTGCAAGGAAGCAGAAGAATAAGTCAGTGTAAGCATCCAGACTGAGTTCAAACACATCTCTCTGTGCCACTCTGCTCAGCCAGGAGGCATTTGATTTTCTCTCAAGAGGTCAGCCCACCCAACAAGCTACAGAACAGCACATTCCACACAAGAACAATCCATTTTATGAAggtatttaattatttaaggAACTATTCTTTCCTGCAGCTATCATTAGAAACAAAGGGGCAAGTCTAGATGTCCTCACCTCTGTTTCTTCAGCAAAGAGCTCCATAAGGCTTTCTCTAAAGGGAGGTAGTTGAGGAGTATCTGTACAGGAGACAGATGCACACAAATTAGTATTTGGAGAATGAGCTGCTGTAGCTGTAAGATGAGCAAAGCCAACACAGCAGCTACAAGTGGCTCTCTGGAAACACTGAAAGCCTAGTATTTCACCAAGCAAAAGTCAGGAATGTTTAGGGGACTGTTTTTCAACACAGACCTATTTGTAGGACTGATCAATAGCTGACTTGACCAAAATGCACTCCTAGCTTAATGCAGGCAGCCACCTCCTGTCATCCCAAGTGATGGCTGTCCCGTGCCAGCAAATGCTGCTGCAACTGTGCCAGTGCTGATCTCCACAAATTGCTGTCAACTCTGCTTTTAAGCTCtgcattttgttgttgtttacaATGTTAAGTGCCTCCAGAAAGAGTGTGTCCTTACACCACCCAAAGCATCACTCCCAGGAAACACAAGCACCCCAAGCAAGACCCACCTTCCAGCACAGGCAGCGCAGCCCACCGTCAAAGGGAATTCCTGTGGAACAGCAGGCAGAGAAACAACTACGTTAGCCCACTGCAGTTTGCTCGCATCACCACATAAGCAGGCAAGGCAGCACTTTTCCTTCCCGGGGGGCAAGGAGTTTTCCCAGGGAGTCCACGGAGGTTACAGCCGCTGCCTCCCGCGGGGCAGGCGCCGCAAGCTGGACGCCGAGGAGCCCGCAGGTGAGGGACGGGACGCAGCAGAAGCGACGGAACCCACGAAGCGCCTCGGCAACGGGCCAAGAGGCGATTCCCGCCTGGAAGTTTGTGGCTGCGCTCGCAGGCCGGGCAGGGGCCGCTGCGGCCTGACGGAGCCTGGGCTGGGGAACACAGCCGCCGCCTCGCAGCGGCCGCGGGAGGGGACGGCTCTGCGGCGGCCGACACGGCCTCCAGCCGCCGGACACGCCGCGGCCTCACACCGCCGGCAGCAGCCTGCCCCGGGCCGGGGCGCCACTCACCGCTGAAGCACAGGTCGCGCAGCTTGGCCAGAGCCACCGTGGGTTCCCCGAGCACCTCCTGGAAGTCCGCGATCCTGAGGGGAGCGGAGCCGCGGCCGTTACAACGTCAGCTACCGACGCGCCCACCCgcccgccgccctccccgcaCAGCCCCGGCAgcggaggggaaggaaaggccCCGACACCGACCTGCTCCGGTGCAACCGCGACATGGCGGCGCCGACCCGCACCGACACCGACCGACACCGACAGCGCGGCCGCGGCCCCTGcgcgggagggggcggggccgaCACAGACCACGCCCCTCGCCACGCCCACCGGCCGCGGCCACGCCCATCCGCCCCGCACCACTCCCGCCCCGCACCActcccgccccgcgccgctcccgccccgcgccgctcccgccccgcACCGCTCCCAGCCCCGCCAGCGCCCCGTGCGGTCGGTGCCCGGTGTGCGCGGCCCCGGCCGACGCACGCACACAGACAGCCCAGACGGCGCGTTGCTGCGCGTGTGTGACCGCAGCGCTGACCGAAGACTCGTCCTTAACGGAGGCTGACACGGGTGTCTGGCAGCGCGGGGATGGCTTCGAGGGACAAAAGCACGCTCGTTACATGCGTGAAGAACATGAATATTCGTggagatgatgagaaaatggaTATTCGTGATTATCTGGTGCATATGCTAATACACCTGCACAAGGTGTGGAATGAGAAAGGGCTCTGGTGGTGTCTGGCTTGAGGCAGACTTTAACTTAGTTTGTCCATATATGGTCACAACTTGgctatttctgcttttgtaaCTCAGCAGAGCCAGGGTGCTCAGCACTGACCGGCACACAAACGGCCCCTGAGCACACAGAGTTGCTCACCTCATCTGTGCACAGTTTACACTAAGGGGtctttcatagaatcccagcatggtgggggtggaAGGGCCTTGCAGAGCTCATctgcccaaccccctgctaaagcaggttccccttgctcagggggcacaggaacgtgtccaggtggggttggaaacctcccgagaaggagcctccacaccctccctgggcagcctgggccagggctccctcacctcagcaccaaaggagcttctccttgtgttccagtggaactgtttgtgttccagcttatgtccattaccccttgtcctgtccctggatgcaatagaaaaaagtgctgccccaatctcctgacatccatttagatatttgtaaatattaatgagatcccctcagtctcctccaggctgaacagccccaggtcccacagcctttcctcacaaggaagatgctccaggcccctgatcatcttggtgtccctgcactggcctctctccagcagttccctgtccctctggacctggggagcccagagctggacacaggctccagatgaggcctcagcagggcagaggagagggggagcagaacctcctttgacctgctgcccacattcttcttcATACCCcccgggatgccattggcctcttgcccacgagggcactttgctggctcgtgttcgagttattatcagccagcactgccaggtctctctcctggagcaggTCAGCCCCagaggcaggactctgcacttgcccttgttgaacttcaggaggttcctctgtgcccaactctcagcccgTCCATGTCTCACAGCGGCAGCTCGGTCTCTGCTGCATCAGCCACTCCCAgcttggtgccagcagggaacgtGCTGAGGGTCGCTCTGTCCCCTCGCCCGGGCCGGTGATGAAGACGCTGAATCAGAccggccccagaaccgatccccgTGGGACCGcactgcccacaggcctccGGCTCGACTCCGCTCTCGTCACACTGCGGGCCGCCTCCTCACGAGGCGCCGCTGACCTCACGGGCCGAGCGGGCTCCGTTGTGCCACGCTCGTACCGACCGCGCAGAAGCCGGCGGTGCGGCACCGCTCCCCGCGGCATCCCCGCCCCGGGCAGCGCGTTCCGGGACGGGCCGTGTTTCCGGGGGGAAAACGGCGGCGGCGCTTCCGGTGCGGGCGGCCCGGCTGGCGGAAGTGACGGCCGGGTTTGTTGACAGCGGAGGCCGCGGCGGGGGGAGCGGGCCCCAGGAGGACGCGGAGCCCGACCCCGTCCCGCCCCGGGAAGCGGCGCCGGGACGAGCCGGGATTCCCGCCGCGCCCCCTCGGGCGGGCTGCGTGGCGCCAGGTGAGTGCCGGcgtccccctccccagcccgtCCCGCGGGGCTCGCGCTGCCCGGGGGCACCGGGCCCGGCCGCCGGGGGCTGAGGAggagccgccgcccgccccggcagCGCCGCCCGGCGCCCCCCCGCCGAGCCACGGCCCCTGCCCGGCGCTGCGGGGAGCAGCCGGGCCCCGCTGCGCCCGCCCGGGAGCAGAGGTGACCTCTGAGGgcccgggagcggggccggcggAGCGAGGGAGGGTTGCGGGGTGTTCCGAGCGCTGCCCGCGGGCTGGGCAAGCGGCTGCCGGGGCTGTCAGACCACCGCGGGCTGGCGGAGGCGGAGCGGCAGCTCGGGGGCTCCCGGGGGTGTCCCCGTGGGACGGTGACCTTCTGGGGAGATAAGATCCGTGCTGTGGCTCGGGGTTTTACTGCTGGCAGGGACAACGATCCACACGTTTCCCGGCGGGGACGCGTAGTTTCAGTTACGGTGTTGGTCTTGGTGAGCTGAAAAGTTTGGCAACTGGAGGCTTTGCTGGGCCCTGGGTTAGCTCAGTCTGTTCCTACTTCGCCTTCGCTGCTGTAAGGCAGGGATAGTATTTCCCTGGCCAAGCTGCATCATCCCATCAattaacaaaaagacagtgatttGCAGCTGCAAGATGCCAGCGAAAATGACAGTGCagttttccttcaaaatgtcACCTGTGCCAAGCTCAGCATTTCCATTCAGCTTGTGACTGAAGCCTTTGCAGTCAGCTCAGCAGCCTGCTGGTTGCCCTCTCCTTGGGCAGGTCCCTGGCGCTGCAAAAAGCAACTTTGCTAATAATttttgtagcagcagcagcagcataaaCGTTGTGTGGTTGGCGTGGAGCCACAGTGAGTCAGGTTTGGCTTTGGGCAGCTGcctggagagggagagaagacgGGTCTGGAGTCCAATAttggcacaggcagccccgAAGCTCACGTGCCAGTGCAGCCTGAAATGCTGTAACCACGTGGAGCCTACAAAGAAGCAATGTGTGCCAGGGAGGCTGGCTGCACCTGGAAGGCTCAGAATAGGGGAGAGTGAAGCTGTGGCTTCCTCTGGGTCTGTGGTTGGTGGGAGGCTGCTGTTGTTACCCCATGGAATAGGTTGCTTCTGGGAGTACTTGGAAGGACAGGCTTTTGTATGCCTGCTCCCTTGTCTCCAAGGGGCTCAGTTTCTTAGTGCATTAAGATTGAAGCAATTCTTTTAGAGAAATACATTGGGAAAAATATTAGCAGCTGTGGTTCTTGTCACTTCTTGATTCTTGCACTTCAAAGACACACCTGCACTGGACAGCCTGTTGCCTGGCATTGGGGAGCACCAGTGACTGTCTGCAACTTGCTCATCCATTGCCTGGGGAAAGCTGCCTGAGGATAATTAGGCAAATGCTAATCATTTGTCAGCATCTCTACTTCACTTCTCAACACACTGAGCTTATAACTAGGGAAGATATTGGTTGGTGCAGCTATTGACACACTTCCATCTCCCCCTGCCCACTTGTCTGGTCTTGGGTTTAATTGAGGAGGGAGAGGATAACTTGTATGTGTCCTGCACAAAAGGTCACAGGGGCAGCTTTAGGTGCTACTCAGACATCCCTGGTAGATGACTGGGGTTCTTTAACTGGACAGTTTAACCATTTTCCTCTCTATTAACCTTCTCCATGGGATTTTGTTGGTGGGTCACGGGGAGCTCAGAAGTTAAAGGGCAGCTGATTTCTCCAGGGCCAGGATCAACGGGCTGCATTGTGCTGGTCTCAGCAGAGGGGGAACAGAGCATTGTGAGAGCCACAGGAAGGCAGTCCTTGCTCTTTAGTGCTCTAAGCTGCTTGGACAAGTCCCAAGCACTGGCCCTTTCCAGCTGCACGTGATAACAGATTGTCAGTGGGAATTTGCTTTCGAGTTCTCTGGCCATGGGCAGTGAAGAGTGGAAGAGCActggctgctcctggctggtggcacagggcagggacagcagaACACGTTTCCCAGCTGGTTCAGATCTTCCTGTTGATCTTGCCTTTCTGGAAAGTTTCTCTCAAGGAGGCTTCAGGCAAAATCAGCAAGAGGGACTCGTTCTGGGAGTGAAGCAGATTCGTCTCCAAAGCAGAgacagggcagagcacagggacagCTGCCTGCCACCTGCCTTCCCTTCACCCACGGGACAATGCTCAGGGGCCCACCTCATCCTGCACTTCTGACCTGGCTACAGAGGGGAGGGCTGTGGGTTGTGGATTTCCTCCTTTTTCAGAATTGGAGACCCACCATTTGACTAATTCTTGTTGTTTATAGCACATGGATCTAAAGGACTCTTTGTGGCACCCTTGAGAAGTCCCAGTTTCATGTTATTGTGACCCCAGCTCAGGGCTCAGTGACCCAGAAAGAGCAGGTCACACCCTTTAAACTGCCTCTGATCAGGATGCTCGGTACAGTTTTTGTGATTGTTGAgtatttgggtttgttttttccctcagcAACTGCTTTTGCTTAGAGACCTTTGCTTCTTGAGCCAGAACCTGTCTTGAGATCCCCACTGAAAGCTGTAGGGGAGAAGGCAGCAGGTCAGGATTAGAACACGATCCTCTCATTTGCCTGCAGATGTTGTTCTCAAAGGTGCTTATGGGAAGGAGAAACTATTCAAGTAAAGCCAGAAGGCAAGTTCAGCACTAGTGCCTGCCTCTGCCAGGAAGGTTTTGTCCACTCACACTAGGAGGAGGTTTGGCCCAGGGAGTGGAAGCCTGGGGTGGGCACAGCGTGGCCCTTTCACCACTGCCGAGCTGCTCTGCCTGTCTCCACTTGCTTTTTGAGAGGCTCCTGCCTGTGTTGGGTTCATTCCTTGGCCAACTCTTTGTCCCTGGTGCTGAGAAAAGCCCTGTCCTTGTCCCTCAGGAAAAGAATtaacaaaacacagaagcaaggaagaaaagagcttCGATTTCCAGCTTTGCGTTTGCATGGAAATGCAttgtgcagcacagggagggaaCAGAAGGCCAGGATCCCAGGCTGCTGGGCAGGCTCTGTCACAGCTGAGCTCCTGTCACCCACACAGTCCATTTAGTGCCTGGATTTGAAAAGTTTCCTAGTCCACAGCCTTAACTGATCCTTTCTAGGGGTGTCATTGCCCAGGCGGCAGCTGAGCGGAGCATCGGGAAGGTGAGGAGGAAGGTGCCTGCCTGGCCCCGGCTGCCTTTGGGGAATAGTGATGAGGAAAGGGAGTTAAACTCTTCCATCTTGTCCTGATACTGCAGGAATGAAGGAGAGTGCACTGGAGGCTTTAGAGAAACACAGACAAGTGTCCTGATCTTTGCAGCTGCAGGATAATGATCAGAAACAGAACACAGCTACAGATGGTTTTGCAACAACTTCCCCAGCAGTGGCTGCTCGGCCATGGCACAGAGGATAACAACTGACCCACAGCACTGCTCCTCTCACTGCCAGCTGGGACATACTTAGTGATAAGACAGAGAACTTACctcaaaaataaacatttcaccACTTTTTGTGCGTTCCCATGGAAATACACAGAAGAGATCACATCAGGGTTGCTGCTTTCACCCTCTGAAAGTGAAATGGCATTGTTGGTCTTCAGTCAGTTCTGCTGAGCACCTCCCAGGCTCCAGCAAGCCTTCCTGTGGTGCC carries:
- the TBC1D13 gene encoding TBC1 domain family member 13, giving the protein MSRLHRSRIADFQEVLGEPTVALAKLRDLCFSGIPFDGGLRCLCWKILLNYLPLEKALWSSLLKKQRDLYSQFLKEMIIQPGIAKANLGVSREDVTLEDHPLNPNPDSRWNTYFKDNEVLLQIDKDVRRLYPDMAFFQRPTDYPCLLILDPQNEFETLRRRVEQTTLKSQTVARNRSGVTNVSSPLKTTANSLSEYEVLPNGCEAHWEVVERILFIYAKLNPGIAYVQGMNEIVGPLYYTFATDPNSEWKEHAEADTFFCFTNLMAEIRDNFIKSLDDSQCGITYKMEKVYSTLKEKDVELYLKLQEQNIKPQFFAFRWLTLLLSQEFLLPDVIRIWDSLFADDKRFDFLLLVCCAMLTLIRDQLLEGDFTLNMRLLQDYPISDVHLILKKAKELQDSK